The window GGAGTTCCAATTTTGAATCAATAAATTTTTCCATTTCACTTAgttgatgtttgatgttttttttcttgtttttttctgagAGTCTGTATTATTTTAGTGTTTCCCAGTAATGTTGGCACAGATCTTGGTTGTCTGGCTCTCTATGTTTTAGGTTGGATAGATTTCTGCATTTGTGATCAAatcattttctgttgttttttttactgtatttagATGTTTTGTACTGCAAGATTAACTTCATTTGTTGTGAGGATATGTGTGGGCCAAACAACTGTTGAGGACGAATTGAATTTGTTCATTGATAATTCCTGATAATAAAGGAATTCCTCATACCAACCATACTCAAACAGAGCAATATGACTTATAACAGCAGAccattttctatttttagtttaatgcattttacattttagacatttagCAAACTGTCATATCTGGAGTGACTGAATTTTTCTTGTGCTAGACAGCTTTTCGAGACAGAATAAACAAAGGTCATTATATTTTTCTACTTTAGTGTTTTCACATCTTcatccaaaacttttaaatAAAGGTAGCCTGAGTGAACCAATAATGATTAATTTAATGAAGTGCTGCCAAGGGCACCTtgagatgaaaatgaaaaatgattcAAAAAGGcctatacaaaaataaaatggggttttcctggctcaaaattaggcaaaggtggtaccccaacccccACACTACCGGACtcccctctgtgaaatactttatataatatctggatacgCACTTGAAAAcacaactattatagtgttaaattgGCAGTGTGGTCCACGTCCACTTGTGCAGCTAATGCACAccacaatgtcctccctaatatcaaccaaaatgaaCAAGCCACATATTTCTCAACCctaaaaagttatttaaaaataaatgaaatcactcatcaagctttataattaatcacaggcaatattattgttgtctattttagTTATGCTATGTCCTTGTTAATATTGACTTTAATAAAAAACGAAACAGAGCTGTTATATTATAAAGTATTAAAACCCCTGACCAACTCTCAATATTCCTGACTAACATAAGGTACGTTAACATTTCATTAGACATTTTACTTTAAAACACAAACTAAATTATGTTACAACACTTTTCTTAATGTTATTGAGCCGACGGTGCTTTTGTATTCGTATGTGACTTCACTCGCTGTCCTGGTAGTCGAAGCCAGCACCCTCTATGCAGACCAGTCGTGTGAGCCACTGGAGTGTGTGGTCTTCAGTAGGGAGATAGATCGCGCTACAACAACGTCTGCAGTACCGTACCCTAACTGAGTGGGTCGTTGAAAGATTAATTTCCAGGATTGCTGAAAATCTCCAGAAGCCAACGTTTTTGTTCACACGAGTGGtggttttcaatgttagtttgagtttaaactgcaactgctagcaaaTTACCTCATATTACCTCAGGATAGTCCGATTCTAGTCAGCAAGCGAGTCGCGGTAGGCAGACCTACGCATGTGCTGTTGTCTCCGTTACCATGGAAACATCTTTTCTGGCACGTTTGAGAATTTCCGATCTGCAATTTATTTGCTTAGAATACGCACAGACGAGGTCACATgatattttggggggaaattgaCAAACAATATATCACTTtactttacattttcttatataTTAAAATCGTTACATGGCACACTTATGTTTAACTGTGTTACGCGATGGGGGTTGTCTGGCATAAGGAGTGGCTGGTAGATTTGGAATCCACCTGGCACATTGGCTGGTGAACCAAAAGTTAACATGATGCCCTGCCTAACTCTTCTCTGTTGTACGAATTTATGACCATATTAATATTAGTTACAGCCACTTGATTCACAGCCTGATTAGTTATGACAGTGGTTTGCAATGTTAATGATTCACAGAGGGAGGCCAGTGGTAGGCACTTGTTTCCTTcatctgtgtcagtgtccacaGCACAGGGCTTAAATACTTATTGTGGAAGGCCCACTTTGGCTTACCTTTCTAAGCATGATGTGTGGGAAAATAAACAAGTGCTAGAAGGAAAATGCAAGGTTTGAGTTTCAATTAAAGAGTCTTGTTCGTGGTTACATTTTGTGCTTGGTTGTGGTTACATCGGGGAAATAAGCCAAAACGTGCAGACCTAAACAGTCAAGTACAATCACTTTATAATCAAATGTTCCACAGAACAAACAATATCTAAGGTCCAAATATTCTAATTTAATAGAATGTGCCGATGTGTCTGGTCGTCTCTTAACCCTTTCAGCTTGTCTGTTCATAACCCTGTCCTCTGTTAATAGTTCCAGCTGATCTGTTCATAACCCTGTCCTCTGTTAATAGTTCCAGCTGATCTGTTCATAACCCTGTCCTCTGTTAATAGTTCCAACTGATCTGTTCATAACCCTGTCCTCTGTTAATAGTTCCAGCTTATCTGTTCATAACCCTGCCCTCTGTTAATAGTTCCAGCTGATCTGTTCATAACCCTGCCCTCTGTTAATAGTTCCAGCTGATCTGTTCATAACCCTGCCCTCTGTTAATAGTTCCAGCTGATCTGTTCATAACCCTGCCCTCTGTTAATAGTTCCAGCTTATCTGTTCATAACCCTGTCCTCTGTTAATAGTTCCAGCTGATCTGTTCATAACCCTGCCCTCTGTTAATAGTTCCGGCTGATCTGTTCATAACCCTGCCCTCTGTTAATAGTTCCAGCTGATCTGTTCATAACCCTGTCCTCTGTTAATAGTTCCAGCTGATCTGTTCATAACCCTGCCCTCTGTTAATAGTTCCAGCTGATCTGTTCATAACCCTGCCCTCTGTTAATAGTTCCAGCTGATCTGTTCATAACCCTGCCCTCTGTTAATAGTTCCAGCTGATCTGTTCATAACCCTGCCCTCTGTTAATAGTGGCAGGTATGAACCACCTCAGGGAGTATGGCATTGTGCACCGCGACATAAAACCAGGCAACATCATGCGTGTCATTGGAGAGGATGGCCGGTCCGTCTACAAGCTGACAGATTTCGGAGCAGCCAGGGAACTGGAGGACGATGAGCagtttgtgtctctgtatggcacTGAGGAGTACCTGGTGAGACACTGAATGGCACGGAGGGATGTCTGCTGAtatgttctgtgtatgtgaGGACCAAAAATTAACAACCCTTGAAAAACTGTTACCTAATCCCAAACATGTAACTGATGCTAAAATGCGTATTTTTGAAAACCAGCCAAATGTCCAAATTTCCCCTGATATGACTGATAATTTTAATATACTTGTATGAACCTTAAATCCTTTAAAAGATAGAATACAGATGCACAGAACTGCTATAGTAGGTGTCTttaaaagagtgtgtgtgtgtgtgtgacagcacCCAGACATGTATGAGCGTGCTGTGCTGAGGAAGGACCACCAGAAGAAGTATGGGGCCACGGTTGACCTGTGGAGCATTGGGGTCACTTTCTTCCACGCTGCCACTGGGTCACTCCCCTTCAGGCCCTTTGAAGGGCCCCGCAGGAATAAGGAAGTAATGTAAGAATGGTGGGATCAGTATGTTGGTTCCTGATACTCTATTTATTTAACTGTTGTGTTACCAGATGAGAACCCATTCTTATATTTGAGGACGACCTGGTTTAATGCATTGAATAGCATAACAAGACGGTGCACAAGTCTATGATACATTACTTGGTGTGTCCTGTAAAATAATAGATGCCATTTAGCTCTAAAGTTTTTTTCCAAAGCAACTTAGTCATGCATGCATTAATTTTTGTATGATTGGCCTCAGGAATCAATCCCACAATCCTGTCTATGTGATTGAAGGTGcaggtttttgttgttgtccagGTTATTGATATCACACAATGATGTGATATGATGAGCTTGTTGTGCTGTTCTTTCTCTCACAGGTATAAGATCATCACGGAAAAGCCATCAGGAACCGTCTCCGGACAGCAAAAGTTTGAGAATGGGAAGATTGAGTGGAGCACAGAGATGCCTGTCTCCTGCAACCTGTCCAAGTACGTCACTAGTCATTCTCTGACCTTGGCTCCTGACTTCTGACCCCTGCCTGTAATCACTGACCTTTCTATCCTCCCTCCAGAGGCCTTCAAAGCCTGCTGACCCCAGTACTGGCTAACATCTTGGAGGCTGACCAGGAGAAGTGTTGGGGTTTTGACCAGTTCTTTGCAGAGACCAGTGACATCCTTCACAGGACCGTGGTGTTTGTCTTCAGTCTGCAACAGGCCACCTTACACCACATCTACATCCATGGGTACAACACGTGAGTCACATCCCGGCCACCTTACACCACATCTACATCCATGGGTACAACACGTGAGTCACATCCCGGCCACCTTACACCACATCTACATCCATGGGTATAACACGTGAGTCACATCCTGGTCACCTTACACCACATCTACATCCATGGGTACAACACGTGAGTCACATCCCGGCCACCTTACACCACATCTACATCCATGGGTACAACACGTGAGTCACATCCCGGCCACCTTACACCACATCTACATCCATGGGTACCACACGTGAGTCACATCCCGGCCACCTTACACCACATCTACATCCATGGGTACAACACGTGAGTCACATCCCGGCCACCTTACACCACATCTACATCCATGGGTACAACACGTGAGTCACATCCTGGCCACCTTACACCACATCTACATCCATGGGTACCACACGTGAGTCACATCCCGGCCATTTTACACCACATCTACATCCATGGGTACAACACGTGAGTCACATCCCGGCCATTTTACACCACATCTACATCCATGGGTACCACACGTGAGTCACATCCCGGCCACCTTACACCACATCTACATCCATGGGTACAACACGTGAGTCTCAGCCCGGCCACTGTACTtaatttgattattataacGTGATTCCTGACACTTGATCCCCTCCGCAGGGCGGCATTGTTCCAGGACCTTCTTTCTCGTCGCTCCAGTATTCCCATCCACAACCAGGAGCTTCTGTATGAGGGACGTCGCCTGCTGCTAGAGCCCAACCGCCAGGCTCAGACCTTCCCACGGACCTCCAGAGATAACCCCATCATGCTGCTCAGTCGAGAGTCTGTCGCCACCGTGGGACTCATCTTCGAAGACCGTGAGAGCCCTAATTCATTCCAGCCTTTTAAACATAAATCTTTGTTCCAGTCGTCCATAGTGACTTCTGGCAGCCAATAATAGCAGATTTTTTACCAACTTTGATAACTGGGCTACTTTTCAATTCGCTAgtcaaaaaaatctgtttggtCAACTCCAGGTAGAATGAAGGATATGACTCTTCTAGGACGTGACCTTCAGTCCCAGAGCAATGAGAGGAAACTCAATGCTGTCTGTTACACGTCCTGATATCCCACCTGTGAGATTGTTACAGTCTGCTGCGTTCAGGGTGGTCTTTATCCCTAGTCATTGGTTGTTCACCAACAAACCGCTGTTTCTATCAGATCTTTTCAAATGAGCATATGGAATCGCAGCGAGTATATCCAGTAATAGCCACGCAGAGCACAGTCCTCTGCCCATAGTTCCGGGCACCTGGAGGCTTTgagatccagatatgacctaAGGAAGGCCATCAGAGATTCAAAAAGAGGCCACATGGAAAAGTTGGTGTAACTACCACAGCTCTCCCCCGAGAGCACCTGACTACCATACctgatgccttaggaaagcacggaacatcatcgaAGACTActgccacccaggctatggtctgttcacactgctgccgtctggtagaagttaccggagcatcggggcacgcacttccagactcacagttttctttccctcaggccataaggctcctcaactggcaacactgatccatgatcatactgatcactcattaacattaacatgtctttctatgtacattcaatgtacattagaatatgtTTATGTACCATTCgtaggcatattacacttatACTTACCTATATAACAActgaccagctctttactcttgcaaggatcctggagggggcctgggaatatgcccatcttgtctacatgtgttttgtagatctggagaaggcgtatgactgGGTCCCtcaggagatactgtgggatgcgctgcgggagtatggggtgaggaggtcccttctgagggctatccaatccctgtacgtccaaagcgagagctgtgttcaggttctctgtagtaagtcggactcgttccaggtgggggttggcctccgccagggctgcgctttgtcaccaatcttgtttgtaacttttatggacaggatatcgaggtgtggtcggggtggggaggggttgcagttcggtgggctggggatctcattgctgctttttgcggatgatgtggtcctgatggcatcatcggtctgtgaccttcagcactcactggaccggttcgcagccgagtgtgaagcggttgggatgaggattagcacctctaaatctgaggccatggttctcagcaggaaatgaggcgttaccccaagtaaaggagttcaagtatctcggggtcttgttcaagagtgaggggacaatggagcgggagattggccgaagaatcggagcagcgggggcggtattgcattcgctttaccgcaccgttgtgacgaaaagagagctgagacagaaggcaaagctctcgatataacggtcaattttccttcctaccctcacctatggtcatgaaggctgggtcatgaccgaaagaacaagatcgcgaatacaagcggctgaaatgggttttctcagaagggtggctgccttctcccttagggatagggtgagaagctcagccatccgtgaggaactcggagtagagccgctgctcctttgcatcgaaaggagccagttgaggtggttctgGTAAGGATACCCCCAGGACTTCTCCTTatggaggtgttccaggcacgtccagctgggaggagacctcggggtaggcccagaaCCAGGTGaggagattatatttcgacactggcctgggaacgcctcaggataccccagtcagagctggcaaatgtggctcgggaaagggacgtttggggtcccctgctggagctgctgcccccgcgacccgataccggataagcggatgaagatgagatgagacttACCTATATTGTACATATACCCCCTTCTATATATCTTTCAAATTGTGTCTCGGTTACATTATGTtaacactgatcagccataacattatgaccacctgcctaatattgcgtaagtcccccttttgccgcaaaAATAGACCAGATCTGTCAAGGCACTGTTTAACCTCTAACAGGCAGAAGCTGGTCTTCCATGCCACTAAGGCATGTTCACTgaggactccactagacctgaCTCTGTGTTGGACCTGACCCTGACTCTGTGTTGGACCTGACCCTGGCTCTGTGTTGGACCTGACCCTGGCTCTGTGTTGGACCTGACCCTGGCTCTGTGTTGGACCTGACCCTGGCTCTGTGTTGGACCTGACCCTGGCTCTGTGTTGGACCTGACCCTGGCTCTGTGTTGGACCTGACCCTGGCTCTGTGTTGGACCTGACCCTGGCTCTGTGTTGGACCTGACCCTGACTCTGTGTTGGACCTGACCCTGACTCTGTGTTGGACCTGACCCTGACTCTGTGTTATTCCGTACATTTGATCAATAAGACTTTGACGTATTTGGCTTCCTACTTAGAACAGCACTTGTGATACCCGCAGATTAATATTAAAGACGCCAAATCCTACTTTGCAAGAACATTAAACCCCagactctctcttcctcctgatgtatatatgtatatttaaccccatcctctctctccctacagCAAGTCCACCTAAAGTCCAGCCTCGCTATGATCTGGACCTAGATGCCAGCTATGCCAAGGTAATTATCAAATGTCATTATATGAACTTCCCCAAAGTCATCATGATACATTGACATATCTCAGAAAACAAGGAAAAAGACAACATGTATAGGCCACCATGAAGGGGAAGGGAGGGCGTTTGTCGTCATCACTCCCATGGTTATATTTGTTTAACAATGGTGATGGTCATGTTTGAAGGCTATGTTCAGTGACTTTCAACAATTTCAACCCTTTTTGGACGTTtctacattttgtgttacagcatgaaatcaaaatggatttactTAGGTGTTTTGCCACTgatgaacacacaaacatccataatgtcaaagtgaaaattaAATTGttccaaattaattacaaatataaatcagAAAATGAATGTAGGAGACTCTGAAACCAGgtggaagaagattctatggtctgatgatgGTCTATGgcctaacactgcacatcatcctgagaacaccatccttACTGCAATGCAcgttggtggcagcatcatgctatggggattaTTCTCTACATCAGGGCCTGGTGGAGGGTTGTAAACTATAAAATCTGGAGGCAATGTTATGTTGATTGTTGTCATTAGGAAACAATGCAACCCCTAGCAAATGTCCAATATGTGTTCCTGTCCAGACTTTTGCAGGAGACGTTGGCCATCTGTGGAAGACATCAGAGTCCCTGCTGGTCTGTCAGGAGCTGGTCAGGAAGGGAATGCGGGGGTTAATGTAAGTCTTCCTAACCCTTACCACTGacctgaaaataaatacatatagcCCACAGGAAGAGACCAATGGAACACCTCCATGTTATACTGAGTTTTGTAGATCAATGGGAAATCTTTCCCATCTTCATATTAGGGTATGCTGTTCAGGTTACATTCTAGTGGTTTGGTTATTTGACAGGATGATTAGTCTGTGGTTGTGCTGTTTTccacagaatatttttttttcttaattttatttttccaatttttatttaatgagTTGCCTTCATTAGTGTTGAAATTAAGATCCTGTACCCATATTTCCAAACACCAGGTGGTCCAGATTACTTTTAATGGGCTGAAAGTCTTTACAGTACGGTCTCTGATCTGAATGGTAGTaacactcttttttttttctctctctctctctctctctctctctctctcagtgagTTAATGAAGGAGGACTACAGTGAAATAGTTAATAAGAAGTCAGAGGTCATCCACCTGTGTAACTATTGCACCCAGATCCTAGAGAGAACTGAGCAGCTGTGAGTTAGCACTTTGATGGTCTTAACAACACTAATCATTACTGATCATCAAGGTTATATATctggtgttttatctttgttgatggacaacaaacattttcaccttTCCTACAGTAATTTGCCCAGATTTCAAACCGCTTTTATCACTGTCATTGTAAGACCAAAATATGTTTACTAGAccccaggtaaacaacattcaTGGAAATCTATTTAGAATAATAGCAGACCGAATGTACAGATCTGGAGTCAACACCATGCAGGCTGGTCTCTCCTGGATGACATGAACAGAACTAGCATCAACACCATGCAGGCTGGTCTCTCCTGGAAGACATGGACAGAACTAGCATCAACACCATGCAGGCTGGTCTCTCCTGGATGACATGGACAGAACTAGCATCAACACCATGCAGGCTGGTCTCTCCTGGAAGACATGGACAGAACTAGCATCAACACCATGCAGGCTGGTCTCTCCTGGATGACATGGACAGAACTAGCATCAACACCATGCAGGCTGCTCTCTCCTGGATGACATGACCTGAACTAGTATCAAAACCGTCCTTGCTGGTCTCTCCTGGATGACGTTGGAGCTGAGATTAACTGCATCACTAGTTGTTTTTATGAGAATATAGTTGTCTTTAAGATTCCAAACTGCCTTTATGCTTAGATGACATAAAGCTCAGAAACCCTAGCAGGCATTCCACCAGGGACCTCTCTTCAGTCCAACATGAATGCGAGGCAATACATAGTATTATTCATGCCAAGGATCACATGGAACTTACTTCAATTTTCAATGACTTAAGCAAACCACTGGAGAAATTGCTGCTCGTTTGGCTAATGGAGATCTGAATAAACTCGATAAACCTTTGTACACTTTGATAAATGTACCTTTGGTGgtttttcacaatttcttcTCCAGCTATTTAGAGGATAGAATAAACAATCAATTTGACCTGATATCTTGTTGTTGTCTCTACCAGCTGTGAGGTGTTGATGCAGGCCAACATGTTGTCATCAGAATACGATGAGATCACCGACATGAGGAAGAAAATTGTCAGAGTAAGTTGTACCCTGAGTTGTACCCTCTTTTCTGCCCCTGTCCCCTTTGCCCCACCCTTGTTCCTTCTGCCCCCCCCACTCTTCGGTCTACGTTGCCATTGGTTACTATCTTACATCTCTGTATCTACTGCAACTTGATAGATTGGCTGGCAGGCTGAACTTGCTGTCTGTTTTACTggactgactggctggtttATATGTTGATTGTCCCTGTATAGATCTCCAACTCCTTGGTTCCCATGGAGCAGACGGTGCAGGACATCAAGACTAAGTTCATGTCTGGGGGGCTTCTGACAGACAGCTGGACACAGCAAGTAGGCACACATCCTGAAGACAGGAAGTAAGTTGTCTGTGTGCGTTATAATATTTATGCATGCCACAGGCTTTAATATCAAATCTTATTACATGCAGAACAAACATTTCAGTAATCACCAGCCATTCAAACTGCTCACCAGCTCTTGGTCTAATGTCAGTGAAAGCCTTGATAATTTGAGCTTTCTGTCTGTCAAGTGTTGAGAGGATCAAGGTTCTGCTGGACTCCATCACGGCAATCTACCACCAGTTCAAGAAGGACAAAGCTGAGAGACGTGAGCCTGCTTTCAGACTATCCACATAACTTTCATGTATGGTATAATTAATTGAAGCTGTCCACAAAAGTCTCTAAGCCTCTGTAGTCAGAGGTCTTAATTATAGGTCCTGTAGATCAAAGGTGTTAATAGGTTCTGTAGATCAGAGATCCTCATGGGTACAAAGGTCTTCATAGGTTATCTAGGACAGATGTCTTCATCAGTTCTCTGGGACAGAGGTCTTCATAGGTTCTTCTCATTATGTGAATGCCTTTCCATTCTAATGTTGCTTTCTCTTTTCACCCTCCAGGTCTGCCTTACAATGAGGAACAGATCCATAAATTTGACAAGTACTTAGTGGGTAGTACTGGGTACTGGGTGGTAGTCCTGGGTTGGTGGTAGTGGGCCCTGGGGGTTGGTGTTAGAGGGCCCTGGGGGTTGGTGTTAGAGGGCCCTGGGGGTTGGTGGTAGAGGGCCCTGGGGGTTGGTGGTAGAGGGCActgaggggtggtggtggtagagggcCCTGGGGGTTGGTGGTAGAGGGCCCTGGGGGTTGGTGGTAGAGGGCCCTGGGGGTTGGTGGTAGAGGGCCCTGGGGGTTGGTGGTAGAGGGCCCTGGGggttggtggtggtagagggccctgggggttggtggtggtagagggccctgggggttggtggtggtagagggccctgggggttggtggtggtagagggcactgggggttggtggtggtagagggccctgggggttggtggtggtagagggccctgggggttggtggtggtagagggccctgggggttggtggtggtagagggccctgggggttggtggtggtagagggccctgggggttggtggtggtagagggcacggggggggggggggtggtattGTGTACTGGGTGGTGGTAGAGGGCACTGGGGGTTGGTGGTAGAGGGCACTGGGGGTTGGTGGTAGAGGGCACTGGGGGTTGGTGGTAGAGGGCACTGAGGGGGGGTGGTGGTAGAGGGCACTGGGGGGGGGTGGTATTGTGTACTGGGTGGTGGTAGAGGGCACTGGGGGTTGGTGGTAGAGGGCCCTGGGGGTTGGTGGTAGAGGGCACTGGGGGTTGGTGGTAGAGGGCAC is drawn from Esox lucius isolate fEsoLuc1 chromosome 14, fEsoLuc1.pri, whole genome shotgun sequence and contains these coding sequences:
- the tbk1 gene encoding serine/threonine-protein kinase TBK1 isoform X1; the protein is MQSTANYLWLISDLLGQGATANVYRGRHKKTGDLYAVKVFNNLSFLRPLDVQMREFEVLKKLNHKNIVKLFAVEEESNTRHKVLVMEYCPCGSLYTVLEESSNAYGLPEDEFLIVLQDVVAGMNHLREYGIVHRDIKPGNIMRVIGEDGRSVYKLTDFGAARELEDDEQFVSLYGTEEYLHPDMYERAVLRKDHQKKYGATVDLWSIGVTFFHAATGSLPFRPFEGPRRNKEVMYKIITEKPSGTVSGQQKFENGKIEWSTEMPVSCNLSKGLQSLLTPVLANILEADQEKCWGFDQFFAETSDILHRTVVFVFSLQQATLHHIYIHGYNTAALFQDLLSRRSSIPIHNQELLYEGRRLLLEPNRQAQTFPRTSRDNPIMLLSRESVATVGLIFEDPSPPKVQPRYDLDLDASYAKTFAGDVGHLWKTSESLLVCQELVRKGMRGLIELMKEDYSEIVNKKSEVIHLCNYCTQILERTEQLCEVLMQANMLSSEYDEITDMRKKIVRISNSLVPMEQTVQDIKTKFMSGGLLTDSWTQQVGTHPEDRNVERIKVLLDSITAIYHQFKKDKAERRLPYNEEQIHKFDKQKLVFHASKARSLFTDECAMKYRLFISKSEEWMRKVHHIRKQMIGLSSQYYSVEKEVSMVMERVIKLQEQLPGKVLPLASSGIVKPQAYLSQNTLVEMTLGMKKLKEEMEGVVKELAENNHFLERFGTLTLDGGMRNVDRI
- the tbk1 gene encoding serine/threonine-protein kinase TBK1 isoform X2, which gives rise to MNHLREYGIVHRDIKPGNIMRVIGEDGRSVYKLTDFGAARELEDDEQFVSLYGTEEYLHPDMYERAVLRKDHQKKYGATVDLWSIGVTFFHAATGSLPFRPFEGPRRNKEVMYKIITEKPSGTVSGQQKFENGKIEWSTEMPVSCNLSKGLQSLLTPVLANILEADQEKCWGFDQFFAETSDILHRTVVFVFSLQQATLHHIYIHGYNTAALFQDLLSRRSSIPIHNQELLYEGRRLLLEPNRQAQTFPRTSRDNPIMLLSRESVATVGLIFEDPSPPKVQPRYDLDLDASYAKTFAGDVGHLWKTSESLLVCQELVRKGMRGLIELMKEDYSEIVNKKSEVIHLCNYCTQILERTEQLCEVLMQANMLSSEYDEITDMRKKIVRISNSLVPMEQTVQDIKTKFMSGGLLTDSWTQQVGTHPEDRNVERIKVLLDSITAIYHQFKKDKAERRLPYNEEQIHKFDKQKLVFHASKARSLFTDECAMKYRLFISKSEEWMRKVHHIRKQMIGLSSQYYSVEKEVSMVMERVIKLQEQLPGKVLPLASSGIVKPQAYLSQNTLVEMTLGMKKLKEEMEGVVKELAENNHFLERFGTLTLDGGMRNVDRI